The following is a genomic window from Fusarium verticillioides 7600 chromosome 5, whole genome shotgun sequence.
ATCGCTCCCGGGGTAGGGGCTGGCTATCCCACTTCCGGGGACGCTGTCATTGCTTGACATATATGTTTGATCGATTCGAAAGATCCAGTCCATTTTGTCACGCTCGCTCCGTGCTGCGAATAGCCAAGTGTTGTCTGTTCCATAAATGGCAAACACTGCGGACTGCATCCGCTCTGGTAGTCGCTGAAGGCCTGGCCCTCCTGATGAGGCGCCAGGTCCACTGCCGGTCCATATAGTAGAGATAACACGGCCCGACCCAGTTCGTCGATGTCCTGGTGTGAAATCGGTTCCcccatcttgaccttgcacCCCAGAATCATCGGGCCCCTGGAGCAGGCCCAACACCCCAGGCTGACTGTCTATACGAGAGTTTCTCAAACTGATGAGCCCAACCTCGTCACCATCAGTAGCAGAGTGCAAATGAAGGTACGGTCGCCGCAGCTCGACGAATCTTTTGACCCACCTAGTTGAGTCGCTGTTCGGAATCATCAGGTAACCGCCTTTCAGAACTTTGGGGTTCTTTGGTACTCGGATAACTGTTGCGATAAGTGTCGGCTGCGTTGGACCGTCTGTCATCAGACCGTCTGTTGGAGGTGCCATGTTGGTCGggctgaggatgttgttcGATGGATCGGGATATTTCTTCCAGAGCTTCAGGCACTTTGTCAAAAGATAGGCCTGGTCTTCATCGTACTCGGGCTTGGGCAGTGGCTCTTCCACAGCAAttgtttcttcctcctcgagTTCCGTAGCTTCTGGTGTCTCCGATGACGTTTCTTCTGTGTATTCCTTCTCTGACTCTTCTTTGACAGGCTTGTCATGTTCATCGATGTAGGTTTCTGTTATTTCAGGCTGCTCTGGGTTAGAGAGATCCGTCTCAGGTTGCTGTGCTTCTTTCAAGAgttgaggctgctcctcatcatcgagaGAAGGAGTCTGTGAAGTTTCCGGTGTATCATTAAGCAGGTCATCGTCGCTTGGAATGATTGGCTTTAGCTCTGGAGACGGTTCAGGCTCGGGTTCTTTTTTCTCAGGCAGGGTACCTGCTCCATCCAAACCAAGTTTAGCCAAGACAGACTCCGTGACTGACATATCCGCAGCGCGTTTTTTCTTCTTACGAGCCATGAGAAAATCGCTGACCAGCGACACCCCTCGGGGTGTCCAGCTTGTTAGGTCTTCCTCGCCTTTGACGTAGTCATGTTGGCTATTGAGCCTCCACAGGTCACCGACTTTCTTGACAGGAGCAGGACGCATGGCAAGAGTGAAAATGCCAGTTGAGGAGCGCACGAAGCGAACATTCTGCCAGAGTGCCGAGAACATTGAGGTCTGCCGCACGAAAGTTCTTGATAGAATCTGCACGCAAACCTTTTGCGAGAACTTCATCGGCTCAGCCAACTTCTCAGAGCTGATCTCCCATGAGATTGTCATTTGAACTCGATACTTATCCTGCGTCactcgatcaagaagcagTGAGTTGTGCAAGCTGGAATCCCACTGAGCGTAGATTGTGAGGCTCTTAGTACCGTTGGCATTCTCGCGAAAGATCGGGCTCTGTGACAATTTCAGAGAGATATCAGGTTCATTGGCTCCCATGTCAGGTGTCTTCCCAGCCGAGTCAACAAGTCTGATCTTTCCAACGCGAACGGCAGTGACGCCACTCCATGGAAGAGCATCGCCAGAACTATGAGAGATATTAATGCCGATTCTTCGCTGCAGTCCctgatgaagctgaaaagTTCCCGTGTCAAGCTCGCTGGTTTGTGTGACTTCAACAGCGCCATATTCGCCATTCTCGTTCAATTCCATGATTTGGATCCGGGAGAGTAGGTCGTGCTTCTCCTGGGTGTAGAACTGCGATTCATTGATTCGAgatgctttggctttgtcttCTCTTACAGGCACAGCATCTCGCATATCATCCCAGCTGAGCAGCTTATCCAAATGCATCGTGGAGACTTTGGCGAAGATGGCGACTCTCAAGGTGACATCTTGAGGGGCAAATAGAGGAATGCTCATGCTATGAACACTCTCAAAGCGAATTGGCCcctcatcaaagtctttgatCATTTGGGTCGTGGTAatgccatcctcttcagaaATGCCTGGGATGAAGAGTTGTGCGTGGACTTCTGTGCCTTCTCGTTCAGCAAACCCCACGAGCTCGTGCATGACAACATTGAACTTGAGAGTGTTTGTTGGTGCACGAGCATGTGACGGTTCAAGAgagagcttgatgatgccgacaACATGTGATGTGTAAGGCGATAAGACATCGAGAGTGGAATCTTGGACCCGGCACTCGAAAACTGCCTTGAGTGGCACATCAACCTCGCCCACAAGAGTATATGACGGCATACATGTCTCAACAAACGGGTTGTCGAGACTGAGGTGCTGTGCATATTCCGGCTGGTCAAGGTACTGGTGCATCTGCCGCATCTGCCTTACACGGTCATGTAGTTTCTCCAAACTCCATAAATGAACCACGCTATGCTTGTAGTCAACCACACGAATGCCAATGCACGGCTTGTGAGCTTCCTCCAGTGCCACATCATCGCCCTCACCAGTAAGTCCATTGAGCACCATATCATAGGACGAGCACAAAACATGGCCGACGTCAACCGCCGCAAATTGGAAAACGACGTGCTCGTCAAGTTCGTGGCTCATGACCTGGGcttctttgagaatggatgcGTTTTGCAACACCGCCTCGGCCATCTTCACAAAATGTCGGCCTCGCCAAGTTTTGACAgtcttctttgccatctcaatctcttcttctgagagGGTCGGGctcttctttggcatcttgagGGGATCCATCTTTTCGATCTTTTCTTCGAATTGCTTCCGCTGTTGGTTTAGCTGTTTCTGCATGTCTTCCTTTAACTCCTTCAACGccgcctccatcttgaccttctcctgTTTGATTTCTTCGATCTCGACGTTAGCAGCCTCAGCGCTCTTTAGTTGGTCCTGGTACTCTTCTTTCTGTTTCTCCAATCTGTTTTGCAACTCCTCGCGGACCTCTTTCAATCTATCGTCGGGCTCTCCTTGTTTTGGGGTTGAGGGCATTGTCAAAGCGGTATCCAACGAGAAGTTATCCATCGTACCGTTCGACAGGTACTTATCCCTGATCGGGTAGGAAGACTCCGAATCGTCCCCATCCTCGCGACCATTCACTCGTTCCGCCCTTGCCCTCTGCACATCCTCGAATAAAGCATTGAGCTCCTCGTCAGTAAGACTGGTGAGGTTTTGATCAGATCCAAGAATTGCACCAGCGGCTTCTCGTCTTGCGAGCGACCAGTCCGATTCCCTACCACTTCTCTGGAATATTGATGGAGACTCTGGTCTAGAGATGTCGCCAAATTCTGAGACCCTACTAAATGATCTTTCGTGGCCGGGTCGG
Proteins encoded in this region:
- a CDS encoding kinesin family member 1/13/14; protein product: MPPTGGGNIKVVVRCRPFNSREIERGAKCIVEMKGNQTVVTAPEGKGVKDGGPKAFAFDRSYWSFNKDDPNYAGQSNLFDDLGQPLLDNAFQGYNNCIFAYGQTGSGKSYSMMGYGKEIGIVPLICQDMFRRIDELKKDKTTKCTVEVSYLEIYNERVRDLLNPSTKGNLKVREHPSTGPYVEDLAKLAVNEFQEIEHLMDEGNKARTVAATNMNQTSSRSHAVFTLMLTQKKYDADTKMEMEKVAKISLVDLAGSERATSTGATGARLKEGAEINRSLSTLGRVIAALADLSTGGKKKKGTGQVPYRDSVLTWLLKDSLGGNSMTAMIAAVSPADINFDETLSTLRYADSAKRIKNHAVVNEDANARMIRELKEELSLLRSKLGNGPVPGGAAGGGLVTGETYPEGTPLDQQMVSITGSDGVLKKVSKAEIAEQLSQSEKLLTDLNQTWEEKLLKTEEIHKEREAALEELGVSIEKGFVGLHTPKKMPHLVNLSDDPLLAECLVYNLKPGTTTVGNVDTNADHQANIRLNGSRILHDHCTFENAPDGTVTLTPSEGASVMINGKRITEPSQLHSGYRVILGDFHIFRFNHPMEARAERAEVPERPQSLLRHSITASQLQALDRGSPSPSPRPGHERSFSRVSEFGDISRPESPSIFQRSGRESDWSLARREAAGAILGSDQNLTSLTDEELNALFEDVQRARAERVNGREDGDDSESSYPIRDKYLSNGTMDNFSLDTALTMPSTPKQGEPDDRLKEVREELQNRLEKQKEEYQDQLKSAEAANVEIEEIKQEKVKMEAALKELKEDMQKQLNQQRKQFEEKIEKMDPLKMPKKSPTLSEEEIEMAKKTVKTWRGRHFVKMAEAVLQNASILKEAQVMSHELDEHVVFQFAAVDVGHVLCSSYDMVLNGLTGEGDDVALEEAHKPCIGIRVVDYKHSVVHLWSLEKLHDRVRQMRQMHQYLDQPEYAQHLSLDNPFVETCMPSYTLVGEVDVPLKAVFECRVQDSTLDVLSPYTSHVVGIIKLSLEPSHARAPTNTLKFNVVMHELVGFAEREGTEVHAQLFIPGISEEDGITTTQMIKDFDEGPIRFESVHSMSIPLFAPQDVTLRVAIFAKVSTMHLDKLLSWDDMRDAVPVREDKAKASRINESQFYTQEKHDLLSRIQIMELNENGEYGAVEVTQTSELDTGTFQLHQGLQRRIGINISHSSGDALPWSGVTAVRVGKIRLVDSAGKTPDMGANEPDISLKLSQSPIFRENANGTKSLTIYAQWDSSLHNSLLLDRVTQDKYRVQMTISWEISSEKLAEPMKFSQKVCVQILSRTFVRQTSMFSALWQNVRFVRSSTGIFTLAMRPAPVKKVGDLWRLNSQHDYVKGEEDLTSWTPRGVSLVSDFLMARKKKKRAADMSVTESVLAKLGLDGAGTLPEKKEPEPEPSPELKPIIPSDDDLLNDTPETSQTPSLDDEEQPQLLKEAQQPETDLSNPEQPEITETYIDEHDKPVKEESEKEYTEETSSETPEATELEEEETIAVEEPLPKPEYDEDQAYLLTKCLKLWKKYPDPSNNILSPTNMAPPTDGLMTDGPTQPTLIATVIRVPKNPKVLKGGYLMIPNSDSTRWVKRFVELRRPYLHLHSATDGDEVGLISLRNSRIDSQPGVLGLLQGPDDSGVQGQDGGTDFTPGHRRTGSGRVISTIWTGSGPGASSGGPGLQRLPERMQSAVFAIYGTDNTWLFAARSERDKMDWIFRIDQTYMSSNDSVPGSGIASPYPGSDF